A portion of the Anabas testudineus chromosome 22, fAnaTes1.2, whole genome shotgun sequence genome contains these proteins:
- the pygl gene encoding glycogen phosphorylase, liver form produces the protein MLPFSFTSSQDKYSNSGQICPSSMATPLTDQEKRKQISIRGIVGVENVAELKKGFNRHLHFTLVKDRNIATPRDYYFALAHTVRDHLVGRWIRTQQFYYEADPKRVYYLSLEFYMGRTLQNTMINLGLQNACDEAIYQLGLDMEELEDMEEDAGLGNGGLGRLAACFLDSMATLGLAAYGYGIRYEYGIFNQKIRDGWQVEEADDWLRHGNPWEKARPEYMLPVHFYGRVEETKDGSKWVDTQVVLAMPYDTPIPGYMNNTVNTMRLWSARAPNDFNLRDFNVGDYIQAVLDRNLAENISRVLYPNDNFFEGKELRLKQEYFVVAATLQDIIRRFKTTKKGSPGRTSFESFPDKVAIQLNDTHPAMAIPELMRIFVDIEKLDWDTAWDLTRRTFAYTNHTVLPEALERWPVELMEKLLPRHLQIIYQINQVHLNRIAALFPKNIDKLRKMSLIEEDGCKRVNMAHLCIVGSHAVNGVAEIHSNIVKTEVFKDFSELEPEKFQNKTNGITPRRWLLLCNPGLAELIAEVIGEDYVKDLSQLQKLNDFVDDAAFIRDVSRVKQDNKVKFAQYLEKEYRVKINASSMFDVHVKRIHEYKRQLLNCLHIITMYNRIRKNPNAPFVPRTVIIGGKAAPGYHMAKMIIKLITSVADVVNNDPVVGNKLKVIFLENYRVSLAEKVIPATDLSEQISTAGTEASGTGNMKFMLNGALTIGTMDGANVEMAEEAGEENLFIFGMRVEDVAELDKKGYDAMSYYKKIPELKQVMDQITSGFFSPKNPDLFKDLTNMLFKYDRFKVFADFEEYMKCQEKVSKLYQNPKEWTKMVIKNIAATGKFSSDRTITEYATEVWGVEPTDLKIPPPSEPREAIEETARALKKM, from the exons ATGTTGCCTTTTAGCTTCACTTCCAGCCAGGACAAGTACAGCAACTCAGGACAAATCTGCCCTTCCAGCATGGCAACGCCTCTCACCGACCAGGAGAAGCGCAAGCAGATCAGCATCAGGGGGATTGTGGGAGTGGAGAATGTTGCAGAGCTGAAGAAGGGCTTCAATCGACACCTGCATTTCACTCTggtgaaagacagaaacattgCAACTCCCAGGGATTATTACTTTGCTCTGGCTCACACTGTCAGAGATCACCTGGTTGGGAGGTGGATCAGAACGCAGCAGTTCTACTATGAAGCAGACCCAAAG AGGGTGTATTATCTGTCTCTGGAGTTCTACATGGGCAGGACGCTCCAAAACACGATGATCAACCTGGGGCTACAGAACGCCTGTGATGAAGCCATCTACCAG CTCGGCCTTGacatggaggagctggaggacatGGAGGAGGATGCTGGGCTGGGGAATGGGGGCCTGGGCAGACTGGCAG CATGTTTCTTGGATTCGATGGCAACCTTGGGTCTTGCAGCTTATGGTTATGGCATTCGATATGAATATGGAATCTTTAACCAGAAGATAAGAGATGGCTGGCAG GTGGAAGAGGCAGATGACTGGCTGAGACATGGAAACCCCTGGGAGAAGGCACGTCCTGAGTACATGTTGCCAGTTCACTTTTATGGACGAGTAGAGGAGACGAAAGATGGCTCCAAATGGGTGGACACTCAG GTGGTTTTGGCGATGCCTTACGACACACCAATCCCTGGCTACATGAACAACACTGTCAACACCATGAGGCTTTGGTCAGCTCGTGCCCCCAACGACTTTAACCTGAGAGACT TTAATGTTGGAGATTACATCCAGGCTGTTCTGGACAGAAATCTGGCAGAGAACATCTCCCGTGTGCTGTACCCTAATGACAAC TTCTTTGAAGGAAAGGAACTTCGTTTGAAGCAGGAATATTTTGTTGTAGCAGCCACACTCCAAGACATCATCCGCCGCTTCAAGACCACTAAGAAGGGCAGTCCAGGCCGCACATCCTTCGAGAGCTTCCCAGACAAA gTTGCCATCCAGTTGAATGACACTCATCCTGCCATGGCTATTCCCGAACTGATGAGAATATTTGTAGACATTGAAAAACTCGACTGGGACACG GCCTGGGACCTCACCAGGCGCACCTTTGCCTACACCAACCACACGGTGCTGCCTGAGGCTCTGGAGCGATGGCCTGTAGAGCTAATGGAAAAGCTCCTGCCCAGGCACCTGCAGATTATCTACCAGATCAACCAGGTCCACCTCAAT AGGATTGCAGCTCTGTTTCCAAAAAACATTGACAAACTGAGGAAAATGTCTTTGATTGAAGAAGATGGATGCAAGAGGGTTAACATGGCACATCTGTGCATCGTGGGATCTCATGCTGTCAACGGAGTTGCTGAGATACACTCCAACATCGTTAAGACTGAAGT GTTTAAAGATTTCAGTGAACTGGAACCAGAAAAGTTTCAGAACAAAACCAACGGCATCACTCCCAGACGCTGGCTGCTGCTCTGCAACCCAGGGCTGGCTGAGCTCATAGCTGAG GTCATTGGGGAGGATTATGTGAAGGATCTCAGTCAACTTCAGAAGCTGAATGACTTTGTTGATGATGCTGCCTTTATCCGTGATGTCTCCAGAGTGAAGCAG GACAACAAGGTGAAGTTTGCCCAGTACCTGGAGAAAGAATACAGGGTGAAAATAAACGCATCCTCAATGTTTGACGTCCATGTGAAGAGAATCCACGAGTATAAACGGCAGCTCCTGAACTGTCTGCACATCATCACCATGTACAACC gcaTCAGAAAGAACCCGAACGCACCGTTTGTTCCGCGAACAGTGATCATCGGAGGAAAG GCTGCTCCAGGGTATCACATGGCTAAAATGATCATCAAGCTCATCACCTCAGTGGCTGATGTTGTGAATAACGACCCCGTGGTGGGAAACAAACTGAAGGTCATCTTCTTGGAAAACTACAGGGTGTCTTTAGCAGAGAAAG TGATCCCTGCCACTGATCTGTCAGAGCAGATCTCCACTGCTGGCACTGAGGCCTCAGGAACAGGCAACATGAAGTTCATGCTGAACGGGGCTCTAACCATTGGGACAATGGACGGCGCCAACGTGGAGATGGCTGAGGAAGCTGGAGAAGAGAACCTCTTCATTTTTGGCATGAGGGTGGAGGATGTAGCTGAACTGGATAAAAAAGG gtaTGATGCCATGTCTTACTACAAGAAGATTCCTGAACTCAAACAAGTGATGGACCAGATCACAAGTGGATTTTTCAGCCCGAAGAATCCAGACCTTTTCAAAGACCTCACAAACATGCTGTTCAAATATGATCG tttcaaaGTGTTTGCAGACTTTGAGGAATACATGAAATGCCAAGAAAAAGTCAGCAAGCTGTACCAG AATCCAAAGGAGTGGACAAAGATGGTGATCAAGAACATTGCAGCAACAGGAAAGTTCTCTAGCGACAGAACCATCACAGAGTATGCGACTGAAGTGTGGGGGGTCGAGCCGACAGATCTGAAGATCCCGCCACCAAGTGAGCCTAGAGAGGCCATTGAAGAAACAGCGAGAGCTCtgaagaaaatgtaa